One Cloacibacillus sp. genomic window, CCGCCGTCGCGGGGTTTATCCTCGTACTCTTCGGCGCGGTGCTCGCCGCTTCGCTGATAAGGGCCTGGCCCTATAATATGGCGCTGACCTTCGAGCACTTTACGGTAGACAGTCCCGCGACGGGAGGCATCAGCTCCTTTTTTAACAGCCTTGTCACCGCTTTGCTGACGGCGCTCTGCGGTACGGTATTTGTATTCATGAACGCCTGGCTGGTGGAGAAGAGCACCGCGAACCGGCTGCTGCGGCAGGCAGACAATCTCTTTTCTCTGATACCGCTGGCGCTGCCGGGGCTCTCAATAGGCCTGGCCTTCATCTTCTTTTTCAATATGGAGGGCAACCCGCTGAATTTCATCTACGGTACGGCGGCGGTGCTGGTGCTCGCGAACATCGTCCATTTTTATTCGGTTCCCTATGTTACGGCCTCTTCGGCGCTGAAAAAGCTCGACCGCGAGATAGAGGCGGTCGCCGCCTCGATGGCCGTGCCGTCATACAGGACGCTCTTTAAGGTCACGGTGCCGATGTGCCGCGCCGCGATCTTTGAGACGGCGCTCTATTTTTTTGTCAACGCGATGGTTACGATATCCGCGGTGGTTTTTCTATATCCCGCGGACTTTAAGCTCGCCTCGGTGGCGATCGTCAATATGGAGGACGCGGGGGATATCGCGCCCGCCGCGGCGCTCTCCGTCCTCGTCATTCTCGTCAACGTGGCGGCGAAATTACTTTACGAATATATCTTTGTGATGAAAAGGAGCGGCAACAGATGACAAACTGCGGAAAAATCAAATGCGTGATCCTTGACTGGGCCGGTACGACGGTGGATTTTGGCTCGATGGCCCCGCTTAAGGTCTTTTCGGAGATCTTTGAGCAGCGCGGCCTGCGCCTCGAGATGGATGAGCTGCGCGCGCCGATGGGGATGCCGAAGCTCGAGCATATTCGCGAACTGCTCAAAATGGAGCGCCCGGCGCGGCTATTCAGGGAGAAATATGGACGCGCGCCGATAGACGACGACGCTCTGGGGATCTACGCCGCCTTTGAACCGGCGCTCATGAATATACTCCACAACTTCTCCGAGCCGATAGAGGGGGCCTGCGCCGCGGTGCGGGAGCTCCGTGAGGCTGGAATAAAGATCGGTTCCACCACCGGCTATACGAGAGAGATGATGGATGTCATCGAGCCGCTCGCGAAGGCGGCGGGCTACGCGCCGGACTGCGTCGTGACGCCCGACGAGGTCGCCGGTGGGCGGCCGGCGCCGTGGATGATAT contains:
- the phnX gene encoding phosphonoacetaldehyde hydrolase; this encodes MTNCGKIKCVILDWAGTTVDFGSMAPLKVFSEIFEQRGLRLEMDELRAPMGMPKLEHIRELLKMERPARLFREKYGRAPIDDDALGIYAAFEPALMNILHNFSEPIEGACAAVRELREAGIKIGSTTGYTREMMDVIEPLAKAAGYAPDCVVTPDEVAGGRPAPWMIFKNMERLGVYPPCSVVKAGDTAADIREGKNAGVISIGILKGSSELGLTASEFGALSAEEIEDRKQAARERFYLAGADYVLESIKELPAFVKEIGKDE